In Streptococcus gallolyticus subsp. gallolyticus DSM 16831, the sequence ACAAAAATATTTTTGCTCTGTATGGTATCTTTTAGATAAAAGTTTTGTGATTTTGTCATTGTGAGCTCCTTTCGATTATGCTAGCTATTATACGCTAGTGTAACACCTGGCAACACGACAAGTTTTGAAAAAAGTGTTGGATTTTGTTATAATTAATCAAAATTTGGAGTGAACTATGGAAAATAAAGCACCATTAAGATTGCAACAAGCCCTAATTAAATTATTAGACCAACAAGAACTCGATCAAATTTCAGTAAGCAAGATATGTAAAGAAGCTGGCGTTCATCGTTCAACATTTTATTCCTACTATGATCATCAATATGAACTTTTAGAAGATGCTTTACAAGGAATTTCTAAACTTTTCGATGAGGAATATGAGTTAGAGCAAGCGAAACTACAACAAACTTCAGATATAGATAGTATTTTGGATACTTATTATTTAAAGCCATATCTACTCTTTATCAAAAAACATAGAAAGTTATACCGTATCTATCTAGGAAGGTCTCGGGAATTTAATAAAGAAGAAACGTTTTCCTACCACATGGAAAAGACATTTTCAACAAGACTTAAATTCAAAGGCATAAAAGATTCTAGGCAAATAGAATTGACTGCGCGTTTTTACGTAGCCGGTCTACGAGCAATAATAAATGATTGGGTGCTAAGTGATTGTTTAGACGATGTCGATGACATTATTCGAATCATTCATGAAATTGTATTTTAGGAGTATCATTTTGGAAAAAATTGATAAACAGTTACAGTTCGTTAAAGATTATTGGCAGTACTTTTTACTAGCCAATGCTTGTATGCTCATCTCTAGCGCTTTAGTTATCACTAAAATCCTTCCAGATAGAAGTCTATTTAACATTCTTGCTAGTGTTTTATCAGGCATTGTTGCTGTTATTGACGTATTTCTACTAGTACAAGTTGTTCGAAAACTAGTTAATAGCGTATCTCTTTTTCAAAATACATATTTGACCAGCCGTGTCTCACTTTTAGTTGGGACATTCTATAATGCTGTCTATGTATTATTATCCCTGATTTCGGGGTACCTTCATCAATCAGTTTGGTATTTGATATTTGCTTTTTATCATTTAACTTTTGCCAGTGTCAAATTTTTAATTGGAAAACGTTTCCGCAAAGAAGTCGAGGAAGAAGACTGGAATAACTATGGCAGAGTGGGAGTTTTCATCCTCTTTTCATCAGGAGTATTTTTAGCAATATTCTATTTTGTTACAACAGGGATGGACAAGGTTAATTCAGCTTTTCCTTTGTTAGTTTATCTTACTGCACTAACCACATTCATCAATTTTATTAATTCTTTTTCTAGTCTGTTTCGCTATAGAAAAAATCCATCTCCTCGAGAAAAATCTAGTAAACAGATAAGTTTCACTAATTCATTATTTGCACTATTCTTTCTCCAAACTATGATGTTAAAACAGTTTGGACAAGCAGATAGCCATGAAAGTAAACTATTTTTGACCTACGCTCTTGGACTAAGTGTGCTCACTATCTTAATTGGGCAAGGGCTGTTTATGATACAAAAAGCTAAAAAACAACTCAAAAACTTAAAATAAGTTTATGAGTTGTTTTTTATATTATTTCCTCAGCTTTTCCCTACATATATTTTTATTTTTGTAGCTATGAACTCAATTCAAATAGATTTCGTATTTTCTTTCTTGTCAATGTAATTATGTCGTCCAGATATCATCTTTATTAGTGTTTCCAAATTGATTACTAGGTTTTCGTATTTTTCAATTTTGCTGTCCATCTGATTTTGAAAAAGAGCAATTTCGAATTCAATAAGTCCAATCGTTACATCCTGCGATAAATTCAACTTGGAACATTCATACTTAGCTAATCGCTTGGTATCTAGATTCTCGCTTTGTAGGTTAACAACTACTTCTGCCATCTTGTTTAAGGTGGCAGTTTTTTCTTGTAGATTTGTCAAATCTATATCTAGCTGTGCAATTTCTTCAACTAATTCATCTTTTAATTCAAGAAATGTTTTGTTTTGAGTGTTTAGTGTCATTAATAAATTGATTTCTTCTATTTTTTGTCGGAGATCGACCAAACTTATTCGTTTCTTATAAGGTAGAGACCTATTGTCAAATGTCAGTTGGCGAATCAAGTCTCTCCCCTTCATAAAACGATTCTTTTCTGAGTTCTCTTTATGATAAACGAAATAAGAAGATGTTTCTCGAACAAACACCTGATACTGTTTCTTATTTTCTTGTTCTAAGATATTTAGTTGATGATTCGGAATGAAGATTAGTCCTTCTTGTCCAATCCCCATCCAAACTTTAATAAAAAGCCCATCTGAAACCATCTTTTCAACTTGCTCCTCAGGAATCTTAACTTCAAACTCATGTACAGCATCTCTCTTAGTTTTATACGTTTCATATGCTTCGGTTATTTCTTCTACGGACAATGTGTCTGAATGCTGTTGTGACTCAAACATTTCAAATTCCGTTTTTACTTCACTATTATGAAGTACTTCAACCACATCATGTTCTTTGAAGTAGCTCTCAAAATACGTAGTGTCATAAAGATTTTTCTTACTTAATGACTTATTTGGTATGGAGATGCAGCTTTGTCCATCAGAAAGAACAAAATCTATCGTTTTTATTTTGCTCTTCAATTCCAATCCCAGAAACCCAGCTTTCTCAACTAAATCATCAAATGAATTGGATCTTGGCAACAAAAATTCTAAAATCTGTTCAATCTTTTTCTTGGAAAAGTAATGTTGAAAGGATTCTTTTGAATAGGGTTCCCTCTTATTCAACTTATCTCCTCGGATGACTTGCTTCTTATCCCTATCTGTCATGAAAAATCGACTATGTTTCCTTGAGAAATCCATTTTGACATTTAGTTGCTCAGCTTTTTGCATAAAATCATTGAAATCAATTGAATGTTCCATGAGAAAAAATAACCGCTGCTTCAATTCGTATTTGTGATTAGAACGGCGATAGACTTCGTAATCCCTATGAGAATAGCGTTTAGGGGGAATGATTTTGGCACCAGCTAATTTAGAAATTCTATCCGAAATCATTTGCAAATTTCTTTCAAGAGCGTAGTCCCACTTCAACTTTTTTTGAGATTGGCAGTCGATTGAGTTGATAATAATGTGATTATGATAATGGTCCTGATCAACATGAGTGGCTACAATGAATTTATATTGACCACCTGTCAACTCTTTTACTGTTTCATAGCCTATGCGGTTGATCTCCTCTGGACTTAATTTATCCTCGGGTGAGAAAGACTGAATGATATGATGAGCAAATATTTTCTGTTGCTTTTTCTCTTGTCTATCAAACCGTGAATCGTAGAGTTGGTCATTTGAAAGGAAGTTATTTTGATACATCTTTACCAGTTCCATATAGTCAGGGAAGTCAAGATAATTGCTCATCCCAAAATCTGAAATCAAAGATAATTTCCTGGTCTTCTTTGGATTAAGAATATACTTGATTAATTGACGTCGGTATTTTTTCCCATGAACAGCATAATGCTTAGTGATGACCATAAAATTCTCTCAATCGTTGACACTTTATGTCAAAATCGTGTTGCAACTGTTTTTCTAACTCAGCTATACCGAGCTGCAATCCTTTTACTTGTTGAAGACTTAATAGGTGGCTTTGATTTACCGCACGTGCAATCTGGTTTATATTATTTCCAATCCTACGAATTTCAAAAATCAGATCTTGAAATCCGCTTGTATCGATTGTAATAAAATTCATACCAGGATCAAGTAAGGTTTGTCTGGCATAATGAGAAAAGCTTGGACACTGACTCTGAGCAAGATTTTTGTTGAGGATAATTAATTCTTGATCACTCAAATATACCTTTTTCAAATTGGTCCGATAACGATTTTCCATAATAGCTTACCTCATGTACTTGCCTTTGAATGAATGGCTTAATGGAATACTTATCTCAATTTCCTTCATCAAGTCTTTGACACAAGTCAAAATGATTTCAAGATGTTCCATAGTGACGGATTGAGACGACTTTGCTAGAACAAGTATTTCATGTACATCCCGGTAAATATGTTCTACTTTTTGGTGCTGTAAATATTTTATCCATTCTACAAGCTGCTGAGATGATTGGTGGTTTATTTTCAATAATTTACCTCTAGCAAAAGGGGAAAATTGTTCATATCCCTCCTGTTCCATCAAATTTTGTATCTGTTGATACTCTTCTATTGAGAAATTGACTTCCTTACGTATCTCTCTAACTAGGTTTCCCATGCTACATCCTCCTGATTCTTTATTATCGGTATATCCCCGCCCTCGTATTAGACACGGCACTGCATAATATCCTCCTTTTAGGTCTTTGCGAGCTCAGATATTGTGTCCACAATATCCCAAAAATCATATCGCCAGCGGATCAAAATCTTCCAGTTTTGACAGCTAACGATAAGATAACTTGGTGGCTCCGCCCCCAAACCCCCAGTGAAAAATTGAGGTTTTATTTTCTTAGGAATGCTATTAGAATAACAAGGATAATTTGGAAAAGTTATCACATCGTAGAAATGAGGGTAAGAAAAAAGAGAGCTGAATGGCAATGTCATTAAGTTAAGGATCCTACTCCAATATTTATTGGATAGGGTCTTTTTATTTTTCAATAAAGTGATAAACTAAAATAAAAAAGTTGTTTTCCCATGGTTTAGTCTATACAAACAATCCTAGAATCTTGCATCTCACAACTCTCATCAGACATATCTTCCTATATTGTCGAACCAGATAAAGATTTTACCCGTGCCAGAAAGTGCTCCTTTCAACAAATGGTTTCTGCTATACTAAACATGGGCGGTCAAACACTATCAATAGAACTCATCAATCAAGACTTACCCATTTCAAAGGCTGCTTTTGTCCAAAATCGATATAACATTAAGCACCAAGCCTTCCAAGATCTCTTCAACAACTTTACACAGGCTGTTCTTCCGAAAACCGAACTTCCTATTTTGGCTGTTGATGGGTCGGATATCCATATTCCAGTCATACCTGAGGATACGGCCTCTCATTTTCCTTCAAAATCAGGTGGGAAAGCCTACAATCTCCTTCACTTAAATGCCCTCTTTGATTTGGAAAGCAAGCTCTATTGTGATGCCTTGGTTCAAAAGAGACGAGATGTTGATGAACGGAAGGCTCTGATTGATATGATGGAGAATTCTCCCTTTCGAACAAGCTTTCATTGTGGCAGATAGGGGATATGAATCTTATAATTTGATGGCTCATTGCCAAGAAAAAGACTGGTTCTATCTGATTCGGATTCGAGATGGGAAAAACAGTATGAAGCAAAGTTTGGACCTTCCCCCTACCGAAACCTTCGATCAATTCTTTACCTTGCAGTTAACCCGCCGACAAAATAAAACTACGAAAGAGCTTCTTGCAAATAAGAATCAATACAAGTTTATTCCCAGCAATCAAACCTTTGATTTTCTTACTAAAGAATGGGAAAGGGGATCTAAAGAAGAGTTTTACCCCCTTTCTTTTCGCATGGTTCTGTTTCAAATAGCTCCAAATAAGTATGAGACCCTCGTGACCAATTGCGATAAACCTGTAGACTATTTAAAAAGCCTCTATGCCCGTAGATGGGGCATAGAGACCGCTTTTCGTCACTTGAAATATGCACTTGGGATGGTGAGTTTTCACGCTAAAAAGCTGGAAGGAATTCTTCAGGAAATTTTCGCTCGCCTCACCTTTTACAATGCCGTCAAAATGACCACTTCTAAGGTCATCATTAGGGAGCGAAAAACAAAGTATAGATACAAAATCAGCTTTTCAGATGCCTGCTATATTTGTCGTCTATTTTTCCGTCACCAAATACCTTCCAAGCAAGTTGAAATCTACGTCCAATCCCACCTCTGTCCAATTCGACCTGATAGACAGGCAAGGAGGGAAGTTCGTCATCAAACACTTGTAGATTTCACTTATAGAATAGCATAAAATCGGACAAATGAATACAAAAAATAAGGATGGAAAGCCTCTTTTTGTGCTGGCTAAATACAAAAATCCCAAGTATCACATCAGAAAGATACTTGGGATTACACTTTATAGATTATCTACACTGAGTTAACTTAATGACATTGACCTGACGGGTCCTTTCTACTATGTTTTTATAATATAGCGCCATTACTTTCTGTGACTTTTTTGTACCAGTCATAGGAGTCTTTTTTGCTACGCTCAAGCGTACCAGAACCATCATTGTTGCGGTCGACATAGATAAATCCATAGCGCTTTTTCATCTCACCTGTCGTAAAGGAGACACAGTCGATACAGCCCCAGGGCGTATAGCCCATGAGCTCAACGCCATCTTCATTGATGGCTTTTTCCATCTGCTGGATATGACTACGCAGGTAGTCAATACGGTAGTGATCATGCACACTGCCGTCTGCTTCTTTAACATCAATGGCTCCAAAACCATTTTCCACAATGAAAAGTGGTAACTCATAGCGCTCGTAAAAGGCATTGAGAGCATAGCGCAACCCTTCTGGGTCAATAGCCCAGCCCCAGTCTGATTCCTTTATATACGGATTTGTGACAGAGTAGGTAGACCCGCCATTCAGGTTTCGAGACACGTCTTGTCGGGCGGTGGAGTCCACCGTGTTGGACATGTAGTAGGAGAAGCCGATGTAGTCCACTCTTCCATTTGCCAATGTTTCCTTGTCTTCTTCTGTGATAGGAATTTTGAACCCCTTGCGCTCAAACATCTTGAGAGCATAGCGGGGATAGTGCCCACGCACCTGTACATCACAGAAAAACCAACGGTCATGCATCATCTGCTGAGCTAAAACTTGATCAGCAGGGCGAGCTGAGTAGGGATAAACAGGTACCATAGCAATCATGTTTCCAATTTTAAAGTCAGGGTTAATTGATTTCCCAATGACAACAGCCTTGGCTGAAGCTAGCAAAGTATGGTGAGCGCAGATATACATAGCTTCCTCAGGATTGTTATACTCGCTAAAATGCGCACCAGAATTGGTCCAACCGAAGATGTCGTTGTGGTAGTTCATCTGGTTGTTAATTTCATTGAAGGTCATCCAGTATTTGACCTTATTCTTATAACACTTGAAAACCACTTCCGCAAAACGGACAAAGCAATCTACTGTCTCCCGACTCATAAAGCCGCCGTACTTTTTGGCAATCCCATAAGGCATTTCAAAATGAGACAGAGTGATGACAGGCTCGATTCCGTATTTGAGAAGCTCGTCAAACACGTCATCATAAAAGGCAAGACCTTCTTCATTTGGCTCCAGCTCGTCCCCATTTGGGAAAATCCGTGACCAAGCGATGGAAGTCCGAAAACACTTGAAACCAAGGTCAGCAAAGAGGGCAATATCTTCCTTGTAGCGATGATAAAAATCAATGCCTACATGGTTGGGATAGTAATTACCCTTAACAACGCCATCCGTGATGACACGGGGTACACCGTGAGCGCCTGCCGTCATGACATCTGCCACAGAGAGACCTTTAGAAGTTTCTAAAACCCCACCTTCAAATTGATGGGCAGCCAGGGCTCCACCCCATAAAAAATTCTTTGGAAAAGTCATTGGGTAACTCCTATTTGTTTCATCAATGCGTAGGCGGAGCCTAGAAGATTGGCATCGTTTTGAAATTGACAGGCCACCACTACTGGAAGTGTTAAGTGCTGATTACGGGCTTTTATGGAATCATGTAAGATTTGTAACTGGTGACTGATTTCTTGAATCAGAATAGGTTGGCTACTAACGCCCCCTCCTATGGCAATTCTGTCCAAGTCCAAAACCGTGTCAACGGTCAGGAGCACATTTGCCAAGTCCTTGCAATATTGCTTAAACAAGGGCTGCAAAATATGGTCTCCCCTGGCAATACTGTCAAATACCAATTCTCCCTTGGCTGATGGCAGGCCTAAGATTTTCGCAGCTGCTTCGACAAAGCCGACTGCGGACAAGGAGTCTCCAATATTTGGAATGAGGCGATTAGAAAGGCTTCTATCCTGACCGGTGTAGGCGATAAAGCTAAGCTCACCCGCTTGGAAATGACTGCCTTCTAGCACTTCTCCATTTATCAATATAGCTCCGCCAATGGCTGTCCCCAGCGTCACAACTAAGGACTGTTTGCTGCCGACAAGCGTACCTTGCCAATATTCAGCTAAGGCTGCTGCCTTTGCATCATTGATGGTCAGAAGATGGCTTTCAGGAAAATCATCTTCCCCAATAAGCTTCGTCAACTCCTGCTGATCAAGGTAGGGAAGAGAGCCGCCATGTTCAATCAAGTGGCTCCCTTTTTGAACCTTTCCGGGGCAACTGAGGGAAATCCCGTCCAGCTGCCAGTCAGCTTGGAGATTTTTCTTGACCGCTATGAGCTGTGTGACTAGGTCATCGAGGTTGTCTGGGGTAGACATTTTCCCTTGGTGGACAATCTGACCTTCATCTGTCACGACAGCGTACTTGGTATAGGTGCCGCCGATATCAATTGACAAAAACTGCATGGCTGCCTCCTTTCAAAATCTTTTGATTGGCACTAGCCCAAAGGTAAAATCCTATGATAACCCATAGTGTACTGAGGACTGGCCAGACCATGAAGGACAGACTAGCTAGTAAACTTAGTCCAACATTCATAGCTGCTAGGCGGATGCTCACATGCACATCACCCGCTACCTCAGCGACAAGCTGCCTCAATTCCATTTTCTGACCTTGCACCATTTTCCATAGATAGCGAGGTATAGCCGCTGCAAAGTATAGAATGGTGCTGCATAAAAGAGCCAGAATAATGACCATAAGAAAACCGCTAGAGACTTGAAAAGCCAGATAAA encodes:
- a CDS encoding TetR/AcrR family transcriptional regulator, translated to MENKAPLRLQQALIKLLDQQELDQISVSKICKEAGVHRSTFYSYYDHQYELLEDALQGISKLFDEEYELEQAKLQQTSDIDSILDTYYLKPYLLFIKKHRKLYRIYLGRSREFNKEETFSYHMEKTFSTRLKFKGIKDSRQIELTARFYVAGLRAIINDWVLSDCLDDVDDIIRIIHEIVF
- a CDS encoding SAG1250 family conjugative relaxase yields the protein MVITKHYAVHGKKYRRQLIKYILNPKKTRKLSLISDFGMSNYLDFPDYMELVKMYQNNFLSNDQLYDSRFDRQEKKQQKIFAHHIIQSFSPEDKLSPEEINRIGYETVKELTGGQYKFIVATHVDQDHYHNHIIINSIDCQSQKKLKWDYALERNLQMISDRISKLAGAKIIPPKRYSHRDYEVYRRSNHKYELKQRLFFLMEHSIDFNDFMQKAEQLNVKMDFSRKHSRFFMTDRDKKQVIRGDKLNKREPYSKESFQHYFSKKKIEQILEFLLPRSNSFDDLVEKAGFLGLELKSKIKTIDFVLSDGQSCISIPNKSLSKKNLYDTTYFESYFKEHDVVEVLHNSEVKTEFEMFESQQHSDTLSVEEITEAYETYKTKRDAVHEFEVKIPEEQVEKMVSDGLFIKVWMGIGQEGLIFIPNHQLNILEQENKKQYQVFVRETSSYFVYHKENSEKNRFMKGRDLIRQLTFDNRSLPYKKRISLVDLRQKIEEINLLMTLNTQNKTFLELKDELVEEIAQLDIDLTNLQEKTATLNKMAEVVVNLQSENLDTKRLAKYECSKLNLSQDVTIGLIEFEIALFQNQMDSKIEKYENLVINLETLIKMISGRHNYIDKKENTKSI
- the mobC gene encoding plasmid mobilization relaxosome protein MobC, yielding MENRYRTNLKKVYLSDQELIILNKNLAQSQCPSFSHYARQTLLDPGMNFITIDTSGFQDLIFEIRRIGNNINQIARAVNQSHLLSLQQVKGLQLGIAELEKQLQHDFDIKCQRLREFYGHH
- a CDS encoding SAG1252 family conjugative relaxosome accessory protein, which encodes MGNLVREIRKEVNFSIEEYQQIQNLMEQEGYEQFSPFARGKLLKINHQSSQQLVEWIKYLQHQKVEHIYRDVHEILVLAKSSQSVTMEHLEIILTCVKDLMKEIEISIPLSHSFKGKYMR
- a CDS encoding transposase — protein: MGGQTLSIELINQDLPISKAAFVQNRYNIKHQAFQDLFNNFTQAVLPKTELPILAVDGSDIHIPVIPEDTASHFPSKSGGKAYNLLHLNALFDLESKLYCDALVQKRRDVDERKALIDMMENSPFRTSFHCGR
- a CDS encoding transposase — translated: MADRGYESYNLMAHCQEKDWFYLIRIRDGKNSMKQSLDLPPTETFDQFFTLQLTRRQNKTTKELLANKNQYKFIPSNQTFDFLTKEWERGSKEEFYPLSFRMVLFQIAPNKYETLVTNCDKPVDYLKSLYARRWGIETAFRHLKYALGMVSFHAKKLEGILQEIFARLTFYNAVKMTTSKVIIRERKTKYRYKISFSDACYICRLFFRHQIPSKQVEIYVQSHLCPIRPDRQARREVRHQTLVDFTYRIA
- a CDS encoding 6-phospho-beta-glucosidase yields the protein MTFPKNFLWGGALAAHQFEGGVLETSKGLSVADVMTAGAHGVPRVITDGVVKGNYYPNHVGIDFYHRYKEDIALFADLGFKCFRTSIAWSRIFPNGDELEPNEEGLAFYDDVFDELLKYGIEPVITLSHFEMPYGIAKKYGGFMSRETVDCFVRFAEVVFKCYKNKVKYWMTFNEINNQMNYHNDIFGWTNSGAHFSEYNNPEEAMYICAHHTLLASAKAVVIGKSINPDFKIGNMIAMVPVYPYSARPADQVLAQQMMHDRWFFCDVQVRGHYPRYALKMFERKGFKIPITEEDKETLANGRVDYIGFSYYMSNTVDSTARQDVSRNLNGGSTYSVTNPYIKESDWGWAIDPEGLRYALNAFYERYELPLFIVENGFGAIDVKEADGSVHDHYRIDYLRSHIQQMEKAINEDGVELMGYTPWGCIDCVSFTTGEMKKRYGFIYVDRNNDGSGTLERSKKDSYDWYKKVTESNGAIL
- a CDS encoding ROK family protein, whose protein sequence is MQFLSIDIGGTYTKYAVVTDEGQIVHQGKMSTPDNLDDLVTQLIAVKKNLQADWQLDGISLSCPGKVQKGSHLIEHGGSLPYLDQQELTKLIGEDDFPESHLLTINDAKAAALAEYWQGTLVGSKQSLVVTLGTAIGGAILINGEVLEGSHFQAGELSFIAYTGQDRSLSNRLIPNIGDSLSAVGFVEAAAKILGLPSAKGELVFDSIARGDHILQPLFKQYCKDLANVLLTVDTVLDLDRIAIGGGVSSQPILIQEISHQLQILHDSIKARNQHLTLPVVVACQFQNDANLLGSAYALMKQIGVTQ